The Mesotoga infera genome contains the following window.
GTGCGTGAGCGCCAGCATCACTTCCCCGGATGCCCTTCCGGGCATCACTTCCTCGCGCCAGCGAGCCTCACTTCCTGCCGGAGGCAGCATCACTTCTGACCTTGATGCCACCAGCCTGCTACCACCAACGCTGGTCTTACAACGCACAACTTGGAACTTGCATCTTGCAACTGATCCTTTGTTCTTTCCAACCCCCTATCCGCTACCCCCGACCACGCTTTCGTTTCATGCAGCCAGCAGGCGACTGTATGGCCCTCGGCCACCTCGAAGTTGCCGGGCATTTCTTCACTGCAGATGTCCATCTTGTAGGGGCATCTAGGGTGAAATGGGCATCCAGACGGTGGATTTATCGGGCTAGGTGGCTCCCCCTCCAGTCTGATATTCTGAAGCTTCCGGTTCTCGGGATCCCAGTTTGGAATCGAAGCCATAAGTGCCTTTGTGTAAGGATGCGCGGGGTTGTTGAAGAGCTCTCTCGCTTCGGCAGTTTCTACGACGTTTCCCAGATACATTACCATTATTCTGTCGCTCATGTGGTGTACGACGTCTAGATTGTGCGAGATAAAGATGTAGGACATCTCGGTTTCGTCCCTCAACTCTTGGAGCAGGTTTATGATCTGACTCTGAACTGAGACATCGAGAGCAGATGTAGGTTCATCGCAAATAATCAACCTTGGTCTGACCGAGATCGAACGGGCTATCGCGATCCTCTGCCTCTGTCCACCGGAGAACTCGTGAGGGTAACGCTGAGAGTATTCGGGATAAAGGCCGACTTTCATAAGAAGCTCTCCCACGTAATCCTCTGCTTCATTTTTGGATAAGAGGTTATGTGCCTCGATCGGTTCCCTTATGATATCCCTTACCGTCATTCTAGGGTCAAGAGAATCGAAGGGATTCT
Protein-coding sequences here:
- a CDS encoding hydrolase-like protein; protein product: MASRSEVMLPPAGSEARWREEVMPGRASGEVMLALTH